CCACTACAAATTGCTTGGAGCCTTGTTTTCTCCAGAAATACCATGGCTTCAATTCGATCTTGCACTGGTAATAATGCTCGTTGTTTCCATTTGTTGATTGAACAGAAAGAGAGAGGCCATGTAGTAACAGGTTCttgcaccatgtgatggtgatcAAACGGCAGTGACCTCCTAATTTTGTCCGATATACTGACATAGATACACTCTGGCCTGGCCTGGTTAAGGTTGCAGCTGGTTCATTGGTTTGCTTCTCGCTAGATGAGAAGCAAGCAGGGATACCTAGTGAATCATGCATGATACTCTACCAAAAAGGTTCAAATTACACAATTAACTAGCTAAAGGTGAACAAAGAAACATGAATAGAATAGAACAGGGATGATCAAGATCTTCTCATATATATATGCTGTCAGATGTTTTCTGGAAAGCTTGGAATCATCAACTCAACAACCTCACTTCCATAATTTATGCCTTGTTTGCTTCCAAACTAGCAGTTTTGAAGGAGAAGAGGAGCGAGAAATGAGGGAAAAGCTGCACATTTCATACTCAATTATATTCAGAACGTCTAAGCCTTtcattcattcttttttttttcctccttccCCTTGATTCcaacttctctttcttttttcccTTCTTCTAAAGTTGGTTAGCTTCAGTCACAGGCTTTATCTTCACTAAATCATATTTTTCTTGCGCCGTGAAAGGCAAACAAAACCTTTTGGTGTACTCCCAGAAAGGATAAAGGTTTGTTGGTTTTCAAAGGAGAACGAAAAAGTTCTCTTTATGGGACAAAAATTATCACACAATCAGACATTGCTTGTTAAAATCTGCTTaagattataaatttaatattcaaAAAGATcccaaaaaaaaaagtaaaaaaacatGATAAAAGTTGTTAGCAACAGCTTTTCATTTTTATTGGAGGTAATTTTTCTTCGTCTAACTTCTTATCTGCAGTAGACGAGGCATCTTCCAATGAGGTTgatgtgggaaatgaagcttgctTTCACTATAAGAGCATGTGGGTGGCGTAAATAGAaactaattattttataattatagatTTTTAACTTTCTCAGTTTTTTGTAGGAATCTAAAGTTGATATTGCAGATCAGGTCCAACACTTGGTCCCTTCTATACTTAATTTGAGTATTATAAACTCATGGCATATTTGAAGAGATCATAATCAAATTATATAAGATAATAATCAGAATACATGCAGGTGGGATCAGTAAGCCGAATTCTGATTTCTTATGTTAGAACATCCTATGAACGTAACTTCCCGGCAAATTATTTACCTGGTTTTAGTATAATCAGCTGTTTATAATGGTTGATTTTTTCAAACTTCATCTTGCTTAAGAAATCGAGATTTGGTATAATCATTGTTGATACCATGTGATGAGTTTATTCTTGTATTGTGTTTGAAGAAAATGAGTTATTTAAACAaaatggaaatgaatgtgaaagTTAACATGAAATTACTGAAACTATTGCTTAGCTAATGTGATCTATAAGGATCCTTAGAATTGAGAGCCACATCTCTAAGCAGCTACAAGGTTTTGATTCAGATATGTAATATAAATGAGAGTGTGATTAAGCAACATGATTACACTAATCCACATATCAATTGTTACATTTGAAGTGATTTAAATCAATTACCATCACAGTGATGTCATCTAGACTACCTCTTTTCACAGCAAGGTTGACTAGCTCTTTACAAGCAGCAACAAGCCCCCCCATAGAGGCAGGTCCCCTCTTATGGACACCGTTTTCTTTATTAGGTGAATCAATCTTGGTGTTTATTCGCTTGAACAATGAAATTCTTCTTGACTTTGATGGAGGACTTTCATTTTCACATTTGAAGTCATCTTGAATGTCTTTCAAGGTACCAACTGTCTGCTTGTTTGTTGGTGACTGTTTTGATTCCTTTTGATGCTTTACCAGGGAAACCCTtcgcaactttgatgaaggacttACATTTACACAACCAAAATAAACATCATCATCTTTTTGGATATCTCCTGTGGATCCCAATTTCTTCTCAGGCTTACACAATGAAATCACTGTATCAACAGCTTCTTGGTTCCCAACCTAGGCCACAAATTCACACAATGAACTCAACAATCAAGCAAAACCATATGAGTTAAAGATCTGGCATCGAAGTTCATGCATAAAACCTTCCCACAAGTTGTTCCCCAACTCACCTCTTCCCATAGTCCATCAGAAGCTAAAACTAGAAATTCCATGTCTGAGGTCAACTGTAAGATCATTGTATCAGGCTCAGCCAGCACCCAGTCCTTCAGGTGAGCATCTCCAATGCTTCTAGAAACAGAAAGTACGCCATGAACTCTCCAAGCACCTCGATGGATCTCAACGTATCCTCCCTGTATCAAAGTATGAATGAATAACATCAGTCATTATCTACAGCTTCTCTCTTGAACGACCTCACCAAGTTTAGCTTTAGTATAATAAACACCTTATTCTCAATTCTTTTTCGTTCATCCTCCTGTTCTGCTCTATGATCTTTCGTAAGTGCTTCAGCCATTCCTCCTCTACAAAGAACAGCCCTGCAATCTCCCAAGTTTGAGACAACAACCTCCTGCCCTTCAATCAAGGCTGTGACACAGCAGGCACCACTGACTACACCCTGCATTATTCATATTACTCAGCATGATAGTACATGATGGCACAGAAGGACCAAGAAAAGCTCTGTTATAagctaaaaattataattacGGAGTTATATTAACCAACAGATCATAATGAGCACAGAATTTCTATCGCAGTGGAACATAATCCAAACCAATTTCCTAGAAGGTTTCCTAATCACCATCTATAAGAGCAAAgcatcatctttttctttgagtTCTTACTGAAAAAGCATGAATAATAGAACAGAATATGATTGAAGAATATAAACAAGTGAAAGGAAATGTGAGATTGCAAATATACCTGTTTCAAGAACTCTTGGTCTGTTTTCAAGTATCCAGCTTTAACAGCTTCCTCCTTCGATACATTTCCTATACCATTCACCATCATTTCAAGAATGTTAGTGTGCAAATTCTCTGCAACAAACTCCGCAGCCTTTTTCCCTCCATGCCCATCATAAACGCCAAAAAACCCCTGCACATCACCAAACAATCCCAAGAAAccaaaaatcataaaaatttttggaaacAAAAGAACTCATCAAGAAACGTTGTTATGTTAAGAGGTTACTTTGTTTGAGGTGTCATTTAAGGAAGAAACGATCTTGTGGGTATCTTCCATGAACTTTTTATTGCCTTTAATAGCAGAGACACCAACACCAATCCCACTGAAACAAATGGGATCATTTCTTGGGGTGAGGTCTTTGTACTTGAGCTTATCAGCCTGGATTTCTTGCAACACATTTGGGATCTCAATCTTGGGTGGTCTCTTTCGCTTCAAAGAACAAGAAACAACTGGAGTAGAAGGCAGTTCTGTAGTGGGTTTCGTGTTCATTTTTGGCCAAAcagcatagagagagagagagagagagagagagagagagagcgggGAGCTCCAACGGCTATAAGAACTAAAAAATGGAAGGGAGAGGAGAGCAGAGTGaagagaaatcaaagtaaaaattaaTGGAGGGCAGTTAGGGTTCCTGAGGAGTCAATCTTCAAAGTGGTATCTTTAGCAGTAAGCCGTTGGGAAAATTAATCAGAAGTTTGAAGGCATAGCTGTTTACGACTTGGAGGGAAAGAGAATAAATTTGGCTATACTTCTACAaaattatacttttttttttcatattattcACTTGATCTTAGTCTTACTTTTTAATTCCCTATTTAAAAAAACCCTAATTTAGAGgtattttcaaatattttatttgattttatgcaatgataaattatataaaattttcacTTAATGACTAATTTCATAGTgtattagtaattatttatttaaaaaagaaaaatttttatatattctctttattttaataaaattattttttatttttttattttaaaaaatatattaattaattttttaaattttgaataatttatttattataataataatttttcatcCTTTAAATATATTGAtccataaaatttaatttaaaataaacagAGGGATTAAAAAATAGATAGAATAAAAgtatatatgtattttttaaatataaaaaatttaaaaaattaattttattaaaataaaaaaattaaataataatttttctttaaaaatataattttataaaaattaattcaacTCTCTACATTataaattacatataaaaaattttataattttaaatcaaatttattggattaaattttttttatagtaaaatttataaaatatagataattaaaaaaatatattaattttttatattaaaaaaatatattttatattttaaataatttttttgattATTTTGAACGGACTAAATTGATCTGAATTGTCTTTTATACTTGGGCCCGATCAGGTCTGGCCCGATCCCGTCCAGGCTCGGTAAACGCTGTCGTATTAGAATTAAAAACCAAGCATCTAACGCGTTGCGATTTCAGCTTCTAACGAAAATACAATTTTCATCCATCAGCAAGTACTTCGCTGGACTCGAATTTTCTTCACAGCACCAACAATGCTACTCTCCGCCATTGGTCTGCAGACTCCTCTCTCTAACCCCAATCACGCTTCCACTGCCGCTGCTTCTACCTCTGCCAACCCTCTGTTCTCCTCCGCTAATTCCCTGAAACCGCACCCTTCCAgcaccgccaccaccaccaccaccaccaccggcagTAGCTGCTTCTCTTCCCTAAGACCGCTTCATCTCCTCGCCACCAACGCTTCCACTTCTTCAACCTCTTCGCTTACCACCAACACTGCTAACAACGTCAGCAGCAGTGAGCCTTCTCTTCAAAATCCTAACTTGCTCCATCACGTGACTCGCGCGCTTCCCGATGATGAACCAGAAGGAGCAGCGGAGCTGGTGTCCTCCGCCTCCGCGGTTGCTTCTGCCATTCGCAGAGGCTCCAATTCTCCTGTGGAGTTTGTGCAGCGTATTGAGAAGGCTGAAAAGAGCGAGTTGGTGTTTCCGAGTCTGGACTTTCAGAGACTTTGCGTCGAACAGTTGGACCTCTTTCGCAGAATCGTCGATCCCAATGCTACTCTTTCGGTTAGTTCTCTCTGTTTGGTTGCTGAGAAAAAGATGGAAACCGAAAGAAAACGAAAATTAAGCTGAAAATACCACAAATTTAGCTTGATTGATGTTTGTTTATTATATGCGTGCAGGTTTATGTGAGGCCTGCGGGAAGTTACGTTATGGACCGTCTAGAGCTGCGTAGAATAATATCTTATCCAGGAGTAAATGCATCAGATATTGTAATATTAGTTGGTACCTTCAATATTCCCACTGGTTTACGCGCTGCTGAAGCTGCACTCTCCAATCAACAAGTATGTTCACCAATTTCTCACTTAGCTCCACTCTTATGTGCAGTTTGCTTGTTTAATGGATTTAGAATGAAAGTTGCACTTGAATTGTAGGTAGAATTTATGACTGAGCATAAGGCTTTTGTGTTTCCAATGGTGAAACACCCATTTGTTGTTGGATTCTTGGTTGCTGAGTTACCAATGATGGAAATGAACAAATCATGTGGGAATGCACGGACTGAGGGTCATGATTTGATTCACTTGCCATCTCCAGAGGAAGCCTATGCTTTGCCTTCAAGCTCAGATGAGAAATCATGGGGAATTCAGACTTTAGATGATCAGCCATTGAGAGTATATAACTTCACTGCTGAGCAGAGATTGAATGCTATTAATATCTCTCGCTCTCTGGCTATGGCGTATGTTATGGATCAGGTACCTTACCATTTTCTTTCTGCACTATTAATTCTAAATAAAGATTGGTAGAACCTGTTTGTTGatattcatatttatttatttatttatttttgcccAGACCTTTTTTTTCCCTAATACTAGAAGATACTCGCTCAATTGCTTGTAATTTGCCACATGGCGTATGCTATtgcatttcaatttgatgcatcTAACTTTATTTCTCATTTGAGTGCCTAGCCGAGAACACAAACATCTAGCCGACAACACAAACATGGAATTTTAAGTCTCTGCATTGTTTTTGTAATTTAGTGGGAAAGTTATCTTACACGGCCTTACCATGGTATTTTCTTTATGGTCTTCTTCACTTGCTCTTCTTTTTTATTGTTCCCAGTTGCTTgcatattattttgtattttgcttGGTCTATGTGGAAAACTGGGTTCTGTATACAGAACATTGGACATTTCATTGTGCTTTTGGTCTTTTTATGGCCTTGATTAATTTAATATTCTGGCTTTATTCTGCAGAAAGCAATGTTACTCCAACAATCATCTTGGCAAAATAATGTTAGAATGAGTAATCTAGTTGAACAGGTAAACTATTTTATATGCTAtgtttttgttttgatttttgcAGCTATCAAGTAATTTAGTAAAGACATTATGATTACCTGCTCAACAAATTTCTCACAGATCCGTGGTCCTCTTTCTAGCATTCGAACTTTGAGTAAAATGTTGTCCACCCACTTGAAGAGAAGTGAGGTAATGCTTTTTTATTAGctggatttatttttttaagtttctttcttttttccccTCCTGTTTATGTTATATTCATGCAGGAAGGATATGTTATTGCAGATTTCTTATGACATTATTGAAGACATACTGGTACAGGGTGAACAAATGAAAGATGCTCTTCAAGAACTCCAGGATGCTGTTTACTTGACAAAggcactctttctctctctctctctctctctctctcatgcatAACAATTCACAAGCAAACACATGTTGAGGCATTTGCATGATCATGTCTTTGAATtcatttcaactttttttttctttttcttttgggtACTTAGTTACTTGTTATCTATTGAAAATGTGTTTCTTTAGATCTCTCTCTCCCCACAAACCACACCACAaccaacacccccccccccccgccCCCACCCAACAAGTCCcagctccaaaaaaaaaaaaaaaagaagtgtcCTTTGAGTGATTGCTTTGTCTCACAA
This sequence is a window from Hevea brasiliensis isolate MT/VB/25A 57/8 chromosome 10, ASM3005281v1, whole genome shotgun sequence. Protein-coding genes within it:
- the LOC110651854 gene encoding uncharacterized protein LOC110651854, translating into MNTKPTTELPSTPVVSCSLKRKRPPKIEIPNVLQEIQADKLKYKDLTPRNDPICFSGIGVGVSAIKGNKKFMEDTHKIVSSLNDTSNKGFFGVYDGHGGKKAAEFVAENLHTNILEMMVNGIGNVSKEEAVKAGYLKTDQEFLKQGVVSGACCVTALIEGQEVVVSNLGDCRAVLCRGGMAEALTKDHRAEQEDERKRIENKGGYVEIHRGAWRVHGVLSVSRSIGDAHLKDWVLAEPDTMILQLTSDMEFLVLASDGLWEEVGNQEAVDTVISLCKPEKKLGSTGDIQKDDDVYFGCVNVSPSSKLRRVSLVKHQKESKQSPTNKQTVGTLKDIQDDFKCENESPPSKSRRISLFKRINTKIDSPNKENGVHKRGPASMGGLVAACKELVNLAVKRGSLDDITVMVIDLNHFKCIPACFSSSEKQTNEPAATLTRPGQSVSMSVYRTKLGGHCRLITITWCKNLLLHGLSLSVQSTNGNNEHYYQCKIELKPWYFWRKQGSKQFVVEGKTTVDVVWDLKAAKFNGETEPQSGYYVAIVFEGQVVLLVGDLRKDAYQKTRCRPALIEPILVSRKEHVFGKKKFTTRIKFHEKDLKFHEISVESNNNSSRSNDSSICGFDLELEIKIDGQLAIQVKHLQWKFRGNESIQVSKSIVVEVYWDVHDWLFGSGPRHGLFIFKPVSSSSSSSLSSSSSTPSSTSMPLLTIQEVSCGPLEDDNAGGSSSFCLFLYTWKVE
- the LOC110651858 gene encoding chloroplast sensor kinase, chloroplastic, producing MLLSAIGLQTPLSNPNHASTAAASTSANPLFSSANSLKPHPSSTATTTTTTTGSSCFSSLRPLHLLATNASTSSTSSLTTNTANNVSSSEPSLQNPNLLHHVTRALPDDEPEGAAELVSSASAVASAIRRGSNSPVEFVQRIEKAEKSELVFPSLDFQRLCVEQLDLFRRIVDPNATLSVYVRPAGSYVMDRLELRRIISYPGVNASDIVILVGTFNIPTGLRAAEAALSNQQVEFMTEHKAFVFPMVKHPFVVGFLVAELPMMEMNKSCGNARTEGHDLIHLPSPEEAYALPSSSDEKSWGIQTLDDQPLRVYNFTAEQRLNAINISRSLAMAYVMDQKAMLLQQSSWQNNVRMSNLVEQIRGPLSSIRTLSKMLSTHLKRSEISYDIIEDILVQGEQMKDALQELQDAVYLTKANIMLYNEKALKKIHKSTYHNDESLRSRLSDSFPRDTGNSNNLQNSSESSSLNAATRDLEMPMPPLALTSLQQHVIRPCNVSEVLSDLVEAVQPLACNQQRSVELTEICQSLQVAVEEPALRQALSNLIEGALLRTHVKGKVEIVSTEAPAGGGALVVIDDDGPDMHYMTQMHSLVPFGAELFSENKIEDNMTWNFVAGLTVAREILESYGCVVRVISPRFTDAALGAGGTRIEVWLPSFATLSDLNDTAHET